A window of Nocardia arthritidis genomic DNA:
CCGCCGCCAGGTCGGCTCCCGCGTTGGCGAGGGCGCCGACATCGACTCCCGTCTGCAGGCCGGTGCCGAAACCACCATTCACATCGAGGCCGGTGCCGACGTCGGCGGTCGCGCCCGTTTGTACGGCGGCCCCCAGGTTCGCCGCGGCATTCGTCTCCGCCGCGGCGACGGACTGGCCGCCCGCCGCGATGATGGCCGAGAGCTGAGAGCCGCCGGTGATCAGCGCCGACTCGGCGACCATCGGCGCGACCGCGGCGATATCCTCCGGTGTCACCGCGCCGAGACCGGCGGCGGCCAGGGCTTCCGCCGGATTGGCGCAATACCCGACCGCGGCGTCGGGGTGGCGCAGCAGGTTGAGGATGAACTCCAGAATCGCGTTGGGTGTCATCGAGAATCGTCTCCTCCAGATGGGCGGACCAACCCGATCCGCTGCCGTTCGAATGAATTCCACGCTAGGTAGCCACCCGGTTACCGCGAAACGGGGTGAGCCCCTACATCGCCCGTGCGGGATGCGTTAGGGGCGCGGCATCCATTAGGGGAATCACCCCGAACTTTCCCTATGCGGTAACGGTGGCCGCCCAGCAAACGACAGATGTGTACGGGTCAACCGATCCGCCCAGTCATTCCGTACTACTCATAGCGATACCGGCCAACACAGTTTTCGATCGGGGATCTCGTAATGACAGAGCGTCTGGCGCTCGGCATCAATGTCGGAGCGTCGAATTCGGTCGCCGTGGCGGCTGTGGGGGACGGTAGCGATTCGGACAATGGTCCAGCAGATGGGGGTTCGGTCAGCATTCATCCGAGCGTGTTGCGGCTCACCCCTGATGCGCCGCCCGCCTTCGGCACGAGGGCCAGGGTGCGCGGCAGGCATTCCAACGACGTGGTCGTCGAGGGCTTCCTGAACCGGGTGGGCGATCCGGTCGACATGCTCACCGAGGATGGCGCCACCCATCCCGCCGCCGATCTGGTGGCCACCGCACTCACCTGCTTGATCGACGAAATGTCCACGCGCGCAGGCCAATCGGCATCGGCCACGATCGCCTGCCACCCGGCGTGGTGGTCCAAGCACACCGTCGATATCCAGCGCGATGCACTGGGCCGCGCCGGCCTCACCGATGTGACGCTCGTCCCGGAACCGCTGGCGGCACTGCGCTGGCTCACCGCGACGCACGGCCCACTCGGCGACGGCGCGGTGGCGGTATACGACCTCGGCGCGGGCGGCCTGACCGTATCGGTTTTGCGCACCGGTGAGCAGTCGGGCCTACTCGGTACGCCACTGCGCAGTACCGATATCGCGGGTGCCGAATTCGATCTGTTGACCATGCGCCATGTGCTGGCCAATGCGCTGGGCGGAAATGATTTCGATCCATTCGACCCCGTTGTCGAACGAGAATTGGCGGCATTGCGCATACGCTGCCGAAATGCGAAGGAAGAGCTTTCCATTAATACCGCGACGGTGGTCGCGGTGCGACCGCGTCCGGGTGACCAACGCGATCAACAGATCCGGCTGGTGCGTGACGAACTCGAGGAGTTGCTGAGAGGTCCGCTCTTGGCCTCGACCGACCTGATCCGGGACGCCGTGCACCGCGCGGGTCTCGAGGTGGGCGATATCGGCCGGGTGTTGTTGACCGGCGGCGGTGGTGCTATTCCGCTGGTGGCCGAGCTGATTTCGAGCGAGTTCGGCCTGCCGGTGGTCGCCGCGCCCGATCCGGCGCAGACCAGCGCCCGCGGCGCCGCACTGCTGGCGACGGATCTGCTTGCCGAAATCCGAAGTCTCGCACCGACTCCGATCGTCGCGCGACCGGATATCGAACCGACACCGAAAACCAAGGAGCTTCCGGCACTTTCGAGCGCCCCGACATTGCCCGAGCCGCCGAAGCGCAGCGGCCTCACCGGCAAGCAGCGCGCCGCGATCATCGCGGGCACCATATTCGCCATCGGCGTGCTGACAACCGGCACGGTCGCGATCGGCACCGGCATCCAATCCGGTCCGAATCACGCTCCCGCGGTGCAGGATACGACAACGACTCCCGCACCGGTTCAGGTCGCGGCACCATCCGGTGCCCTCGACCCCACCACCGGACGCGCCGTCTCCCCCGCCGCCGACACCACCGGCGGCAAGGCGAAACCCACCGGCGCCCAACAAACTCCGTCGAGCGACCCGGCGATCGTCGCGGTGAACAACCCGCCCGCCACCGGCCAGCCGGATCCAGCCGCCCCGGCAGCACCCGCACCACAACCGAACCCACAACCGAACCCCCAGCCACCCACGGCACCGCAGCAGCCACCACCGCAACCCCCGGCGCTACCGTCACCGCCGACGCTGCCGAACCTCGGTGACACCGTGGACAAGGTGGGCAGCGCGGTACCGACGGCATTGCCCGTACCGCCGGTGATCCAGGGAGGCCACGGTGGCTGATACGGCATTCGACACCCTGCCCTCGGCCCGGGAGATCTTCCGCGAACTCGATTCCGCCGATCGCGAGCCGGTGGTCTATCTGATCCGGGGTCGGTCCTGCACCGGCAAGTCCACCCTGCTCGCCGCGGTCCGGACGAGGTTGCGGGCCATGGGCGTCTCGACACACGAGGACCCCGCGGCCCTCTTGCCCGATACCAACGAATCCGAGTACGCCGCAACAACTCTCGTCGTCGAGGGAGCGCACCGGATCATCCCGGCCGCGTTCGGCGGCCCGCCGCCGCGGATCGAGGCCGAACACAACGGTCGCCCGAACCCGGCCGCGCTGGTGGTCGACAACGCGCAGACGCTGAGCCGGCATCAGCTCGAACAAATCTGCGCCACAATCGAATCCGGCGATCACACGGTGGTGATTGCCGCCCAGCCACGCCCGCACGACCCGAATCTGCGCGCCCTCACCGACCTGGTGTCCAGGCGCGGCCGCGTCGTGGATCTGCGCCCGCTCGGCGTCGCCGATATCGCGCCGTTCGCAAGGGAATTGGGGCTGACGGTGCCGCGACCGGTGGCACAGCACATCCATCGGCAGACAGGCGGCATCCGCGGCGGTGTCGTCGCGGCGCTGGCCGCCGCCTGCTCGGCCCGGCTCGACGCGGGGATCCGCGCGGTGGACGATGCGGTGACCGCGTGGACCCGCGCCCTGCTCGACGATATCGAGCCGGATCTGCTGGAAACCTTGGTGGTCGCCACCACCGGCGCCGGCCTGGACGCCAGCGAGCTCACCGAGGTGCTGGATGTGGAATCCGCTGCGGCACAGGATCTTATCGACCGA
This region includes:
- a CDS encoding Hsp70 family protein, whose amino-acid sequence is MTERLALGINVGASNSVAVAAVGDGSDSDNGPADGGSVSIHPSVLRLTPDAPPAFGTRARVRGRHSNDVVVEGFLNRVGDPVDMLTEDGATHPAADLVATALTCLIDEMSTRAGQSASATIACHPAWWSKHTVDIQRDALGRAGLTDVTLVPEPLAALRWLTATHGPLGDGAVAVYDLGAGGLTVSVLRTGEQSGLLGTPLRSTDIAGAEFDLLTMRHVLANALGGNDFDPFDPVVERELAALRIRCRNAKEELSINTATVVAVRPRPGDQRDQQIRLVRDELEELLRGPLLASTDLIRDAVHRAGLEVGDIGRVLLTGGGGAIPLVAELISSEFGLPVVAAPDPAQTSARGAALLATDLLAEIRSLAPTPIVARPDIEPTPKTKELPALSSAPTLPEPPKRSGLTGKQRAAIIAGTIFAIGVLTTGTVAIGTGIQSGPNHAPAVQDTTTTPAPVQVAAPSGALDPTTGRAVSPAADTTGGKAKPTGAQQTPSSDPAIVAVNNPPATGQPDPAAPAAPAPQPNPQPNPQPPTAPQQPPPQPPALPSPPTLPNLGDTVDKVGSAVPTALPVPPVIQGGHGG